A genome region from Bacillaceae bacterium IKA-2 includes the following:
- a CDS encoding cell division protein FtsA — protein sequence MVSNEEIPIFGLDIGTRSVVGLLLKKLDNGYEVLDIEIEEHDERSMVDGQIHNIISVAKVITSIKEKLEKKHGPLRKVCVAAAGRSLKTKRAKVSLDISKKRDFSHQDVLHLELSAVQKAQFEIAKELEGQSVNYYCVGYSVLSYQLDDQEIGSLVDQSGFLASVEVIATFLPKVVVESLIAALHRAGLELEALTLEPIAAINVLIPPTMRRLNVALVDIGAGTSDIAITDLGTVTAYGMVPVAGDEITEAISDHFLLDFPEAEVVKRLLSTEDEVVFTDILGFETSHSREDIIEPISNAIKNLAYQITSEILDLNKKPPKAVMLVGGGSMTPTLTKYIADLLQLPENRVAIRGIDAIKSLKIPETIKAGPELVTPIGIAIAAKESPVKYVSVRVNDQTIRLFDMKQLTIGDGLLASGIELPKLYGKPGMAIMVTVNKRLISIPGEHGNPPLLEKNGQICLLDESLRDGDCINVQTGINGKNAKATVGDVIESLPSKTVTINGNNHCLKSTILKNGKETTLTNNLEDHDEIIIKSSNSIEEVLNSLQLFDIIQILKPFILILNGRKITLINENAIIKNGKNALINSNVQEGDIITVKGHIDKKITLEKILINQKISHIHAITVYFNDKPVEISRLLIEAKRGDESLNEKSYLQNDDQITLLVKQKETFIFQDVFRFVTFNFTAQENKKLTILRNEDNATFSTQIHNGDHLEIKWLEKAKN from the coding sequence ATGGTTTCGAATGAAGAAATACCAATTTTTGGGCTTGATATTGGGACACGCTCTGTTGTCGGTCTTTTATTAAAAAAACTTGATAATGGCTATGAAGTTCTTGATATTGAAATTGAAGAGCATGATGAACGCTCGATGGTTGATGGCCAAATTCATAACATTATTTCTGTCGCAAAAGTCATCACTTCTATTAAAGAAAAACTCGAAAAAAAGCATGGTCCCTTACGGAAAGTTTGTGTAGCGGCGGCCGGCCGTTCTCTTAAGACAAAGCGAGCTAAGGTGTCTCTTGACATTTCCAAAAAACGAGATTTTTCCCATCAAGATGTCCTTCATTTAGAACTTAGTGCTGTTCAAAAAGCTCAGTTTGAAATCGCTAAAGAACTTGAGGGTCAAAGTGTCAATTATTATTGTGTCGGGTATTCCGTCTTATCTTATCAATTAGATGATCAGGAAATTGGTAGTTTAGTAGACCAGAGTGGTTTTCTTGCTTCAGTTGAGGTCATTGCTACCTTTTTACCAAAAGTTGTTGTGGAATCACTAATAGCGGCCTTACATCGCGCTGGACTAGAACTGGAGGCTTTAACATTAGAGCCGATTGCAGCTATAAATGTTCTTATTCCGCCCACGATGCGTCGTTTAAACGTTGCTCTTGTCGATATTGGTGCTGGTACTTCTGATATCGCTATAACCGATTTAGGTACTGTAACTGCATATGGGATGGTTCCAGTAGCTGGCGACGAAATCACTGAAGCGATAAGCGATCATTTTTTGTTAGATTTTCCTGAAGCTGAAGTCGTTAAACGGCTTTTATCGACCGAAGATGAAGTAGTTTTTACTGATATTTTAGGTTTTGAAACATCCCACTCTCGTGAAGATATTATTGAGCCAATATCCAATGCAATTAAAAACCTTGCTTATCAGATTACTTCTGAAATTTTAGACTTAAATAAAAAACCACCTAAGGCAGTTATGCTTGTCGGTGGCGGATCGATGACCCCTACTCTTACAAAATATATTGCTGATTTACTTCAATTACCTGAAAATCGGGTTGCAATTCGAGGAATTGACGCTATTAAGTCCCTAAAAATACCAGAAACAATAAAGGCTGGGCCTGAACTAGTTACGCCGATTGGGATTGCAATTGCTGCAAAAGAAAGCCCAGTAAAATACGTAAGTGTTAGAGTAAATGATCAAACGATCCGCTTATTTGATATGAAACAATTAACAATCGGAGATGGATTGCTGGCCTCAGGAATAGAACTTCCGAAGCTCTACGGGAAGCCTGGAATGGCAATTATGGTAACGGTAAATAAACGTCTAATTTCCATTCCAGGCGAACATGGAAACCCACCTCTGCTTGAAAAAAACGGACAAATTTGTTTGTTAGATGAGTCCTTAAGAGATGGTGATTGTATTAATGTTCAAACTGGGATTAATGGAAAAAATGCAAAAGCTACCGTTGGTGACGTTATTGAGTCATTACCATCTAAAACAGTCACAATAAATGGTAATAATCACTGTTTAAAATCGACTATTTTGAAAAATGGCAAGGAAACTACTTTAACAAATAATCTAGAAGATCATGATGAAATTATTATTAAGTCTTCAAACTCAATTGAAGAAGTACTGAATTCATTGCAACTTTTTGACATAATACAGATCTTAAAACCTTTTATCCTTATTTTAAATGGTCGGAAAATAACACTTATAAATGAGAATGCTATTATTAAAAATGGCAAGAATGCGCTAATTAATTCTAACGTTCAAGAGGGTGATATAATTACTGTAAAAGGACATATAGACAAAAAAATTACCCTCGAAAAAATCCTAATCAATCAGAAAATTTCTCACATTCATGCCATTACCGTTTACTTTAATGACAAACCTGTTGAGATTTCACGTCTACTTATTGAAGCAAAGCGTGGTGATGAATCACTTAATGAAAAAAGTTACCTTCAAAATGACGATCAAATAACGCTTTTAGTAAAGCAAAAGGAAACGTTTATTTTTCAAGATGTTTTTAGGTTTGTTACTTTTAATTTTACTGCTCAAGAAAATAAAAAGCTAACAATATTACGAAACGAAGACAATGCCACATTCTCCACCCAAATTCACAATGGCGACCATCTTGAAATTAAATGGCTAGAAAAAGCAAAAAACTAA
- a CDS encoding YtxH domain-containing protein, with product MSNDNNMNTKDFLIGALIGGLVGAASALLLAPKSGKELREDLNEQAASAKVKSADLTQNAFELGTEYANIAKEKSSTIAKTVSEQSTNLVGRVKELTESVKKDVEELSQSAADLTEDIQDASVEIADTVKKEVAGLHEKITDKADVETTKE from the coding sequence ATGAGTAATGATAACAATATGAATACAAAAGACTTTTTAATCGGGGCATTAATAGGAGGTTTAGTAGGGGCAGCTTCTGCTTTACTACTAGCGCCAAAATCGGGTAAAGAATTAAGAGAGGACTTAAACGAACAAGCAGCTTCAGCAAAAGTAAAAAGTGCTGATCTTACACAAAATGCCTTTGAATTAGGTACTGAATACGCAAATATTGCTAAAGAGAAATCTTCAACAATTGCAAAAACAGTTTCAGAGCAATCAACCAATTTGGTGGGTCGTGTCAAGGAATTAACTGAAAGTGTAAAAAAAGATGTTGAAGAGTTAAGTCAATCAGCAGCTGATCTAACAGAAGATATTCAGGATGCGAGCGTCGAGATAGCTGACACTGTTAAAAAAGAAGTTGCTGGTCTTCATGAAAAGATCACTGACAAGGCCGATGTTGAAACAACTAAAGAGTAG
- a CDS encoding nicotinate phosphoribosyltransferase has protein sequence MKEIKLKLDGKIKRLTNKTFKFDERIEEGWFSAVYFLKTREIVERYKKENIVTMQFFQKTDAVLCGTDEVIALIKTFAKQVDELQIYSLKDGDKIKPFESVLTITGPYQSIGFLEGIIDGILARRTSVATNVYNVVKAASLSGKKKPVIFMGDRDDHFTQQAGDGYAAYIGGSIAQATHAMNEWWGKRGMGTMPHALIQLFEGDVVAATHAYHETFPEDDLMALVDYNNDVIIDALRVAKEFGDVLKGVRIDTSRTMVDQYFFRNPDVLGSFDPRGANPELIFALRKALDDEGFEHVKIIGSGGFDAKRIEDYEKRGVPVDIYGVGSSLLKIHIGFTGDNVLLNGEHQAKTGRKYRPNSRLEKID, from the coding sequence ATGAAAGAGATAAAATTAAAGCTAGATGGAAAAATTAAACGATTAACTAATAAAACCTTTAAGTTTGATGAACGTATCGAAGAAGGTTGGTTTTCTGCCGTTTATTTTTTAAAAACTCGGGAGATTGTCGAGCGCTATAAAAAAGAAAATATAGTGACCATGCAATTTTTTCAAAAAACAGACGCAGTTCTTTGTGGAACAGATGAGGTAATTGCTTTAATAAAAACGTTCGCTAAACAAGTAGACGAGTTGCAAATATATTCATTAAAGGACGGCGATAAAATAAAGCCGTTTGAATCAGTTCTAACGATTACAGGCCCTTATCAAAGTATTGGATTTTTAGAAGGAATTATTGATGGGATTTTAGCTAGACGAACGTCGGTAGCAACAAATGTCTACAATGTTGTTAAGGCGGCTAGTCTCTCCGGAAAAAAGAAGCCAGTTATTTTCATGGGTGATCGTGATGACCACTTTACCCAACAAGCTGGTGATGGTTATGCTGCATACATAGGAGGTTCTATTGCCCAAGCTACTCATGCCATGAACGAATGGTGGGGAAAAAGGGGTATGGGTACGATGCCTCATGCGTTAATTCAATTATTTGAAGGTGATGTTGTAGCCGCTACCCATGCCTATCATGAGACGTTCCCAGAGGACGACTTAATGGCGCTCGTTGATTATAATAATGATGTGATTATTGACGCCTTGAGGGTAGCTAAAGAGTTTGGAGACGTATTAAAAGGTGTGCGCATTGATACGTCAAGAACAATGGTAGATCAATACTTTTTTAGAAATCCAGATGTGCTAGGGTCATTTGATCCTCGTGGTGCCAACCCTGAATTAATTTTTGCTCTTCGTAAAGCTCTTGATGATGAGGGCTTTGAACATGTGAAAATAATTGGTTCTGGTGGCTTTGATGCAAAACGTATTGAAGATTACGAAAAAAGAGGAGTGCCTGTTGATATTTACGGTGTTGGTAGCAGTTTGTTAAAAATCCACATCGGATTTACAGGTGATAATGTTCTCTTAAATGGTGAGCACCAAGCAAAAACAGGTCGAAAGTATCGTCCGAATTCTCGTCTTGAAAAAATTGATTAA
- a CDS encoding DNA translocase FtsK, with amino-acid sequence MFRKLKVAYQEVYSFLFGQEKEHIHTREQQTKFYGRIIKDNDEKTKMIHQYPRQAKFRFPVINDEKTRDKASSKNFQKNSTTKPTRVKKEHQESKRPSLQNARSIEKKPAKERKKFQGVNFKAENIPSPIFAFSKPPFRKKVEFIEEQLAGIELISELNEEEQPSFIEIAELEVNNSPLLEESLLGVETEILLKAESEVGREEEINGMNFTEIAATTEQAVVEEAVDSEEEAIIENVHEEVDAVREESQPVLNQETKEVQSESVAADLLDTKDTKQLEPLSASVNIIKSEPKVTEQEVPEKNKIPFNVLMFHKDRVANKKNQDKKLKKYQFPTIQLLNIPPKQEGNSQLWLDEKREILERTLMNFNVQAKVVGVTKGPSVTRFEILPDPGVKVSKVTGLIDDIKLSLAAKDIRIEAPIPGKNAIGIEVPNDVSEPVFIREILRSGEFQNNPSPLTVAMGLDIEGKPIVTDIQKMPHGLIAGATGSGKSVCINSILISIIFKATPDEVKLMLIDPKMVELAPYNDIPHLVTPVITDAKQATIALKWAVEEMERRYELFVQNRVRDIKRYNEVMKKVDDPTPALPFIVIVIDELADLMMVSPHDVEEAICRIAQKARACGIHLLVATQRPSVDVITGLIKANIPTRIAFSVSSQVDSRTIIDSGGAEKLLGKGDMLLFENGSSKSIRVQGNFVSDEEIDRVIALVKEQQKPNYLFDKEQLVKTYEAIDEEDDLFEEACYYVLEQGGASSSSLQRKFRIGFNRAARLIDMMEVKGIISKAMGSKPRNILVSEEELSGQISN; translated from the coding sequence ATGTTTAGAAAGTTAAAAGTAGCATATCAAGAGGTTTATTCTTTTTTGTTTGGACAAGAAAAAGAACATATTCATACTCGCGAACAACAAACCAAATTTTATGGACGGATTATCAAAGATAACGATGAAAAAACAAAAATGATCCACCAGTACCCAAGGCAAGCGAAGTTTCGGTTCCCAGTTATTAATGATGAGAAAACAAGAGACAAGGCGTCATCGAAAAATTTCCAGAAAAATAGTACTACAAAGCCAACAAGAGTTAAAAAAGAGCATCAAGAAAGCAAACGTCCATCATTGCAAAATGCGCGCTCAATAGAGAAAAAACCTGCAAAAGAGCGAAAGAAATTTCAAGGTGTTAATTTTAAAGCTGAAAATATTCCTTCACCGATTTTTGCGTTTTCGAAACCACCATTTAGGAAGAAAGTTGAATTTATTGAGGAACAACTAGCGGGAATCGAGTTAATTAGTGAATTAAATGAAGAAGAGCAGCCGAGTTTTATAGAGATAGCCGAGTTGGAAGTAAATAATTCACCCTTACTAGAAGAGAGCTTATTAGGAGTAGAAACGGAAATTCTATTAAAAGCCGAATCTGAAGTTGGGCGTGAAGAAGAAATAAATGGTATGAACTTTACTGAAATTGCAGCAACTACCGAACAAGCAGTAGTTGAAGAAGCTGTAGATAGTGAAGAGGAAGCTATTATCGAAAATGTTCATGAAGAAGTTGATGCAGTAAGAGAGGAAAGCCAGCCTGTTTTAAATCAAGAGACAAAAGAAGTTCAATCAGAATCAGTTGCAGCTGATCTTCTAGATACTAAAGATACAAAACAGCTTGAACCTTTGTCTGCATCAGTGAATATAATAAAAAGTGAACCAAAAGTAACTGAGCAAGAAGTTCCGGAAAAAAATAAAATTCCTTTTAATGTGCTAATGTTTCATAAAGATCGAGTTGCAAACAAAAAAAATCAAGATAAGAAATTAAAAAAATATCAATTTCCGACTATACAATTACTAAATATCCCACCAAAACAAGAGGGTAATAGTCAGCTATGGCTTGATGAGAAAAGGGAAATACTTGAGAGAACACTGATGAATTTTAATGTTCAAGCAAAGGTTGTCGGTGTAACGAAAGGCCCATCAGTAACTCGCTTTGAAATTCTACCCGATCCAGGAGTAAAAGTAAGCAAGGTGACGGGCTTAATAGATGATATAAAGTTGAGTCTTGCAGCTAAAGATATCCGTATAGAAGCACCGATTCCAGGTAAAAATGCGATTGGTATTGAAGTTCCAAATGATGTAAGTGAACCTGTCTTTATCAGAGAAATTTTGCGGAGTGGTGAGTTTCAAAATAACCCATCACCGTTAACCGTTGCAATGGGTTTAGATATAGAAGGCAAGCCAATCGTAACTGATATTCAAAAGATGCCACACGGATTAATTGCTGGAGCTACGGGATCTGGAAAAAGTGTCTGTATAAATTCAATTTTAATTAGTATTATCTTTAAAGCGACACCTGATGAAGTAAAGCTTATGCTTATTGATCCGAAAATGGTTGAACTAGCTCCGTATAATGATATTCCGCATCTTGTTACACCAGTAATTACGGATGCAAAACAAGCAACAATTGCTCTGAAATGGGCGGTGGAAGAAATGGAGCGCCGCTATGAGCTATTTGTTCAAAATCGGGTTCGTGATATTAAGCGTTATAATGAGGTAATGAAGAAAGTGGATGATCCAACACCCGCACTGCCTTTTATTGTTATTGTCATTGATGAGCTGGCAGACTTAATGATGGTTTCACCTCATGATGTAGAAGAAGCAATTTGTCGGATCGCTCAAAAAGCAAGAGCGTGTGGAATTCACTTGCTTGTCGCAACACAAAGACCTTCAGTGGATGTAATTACAGGATTAATTAAAGCTAATATTCCAACTAGAATTGCCTTTTCAGTTTCTTCGCAAGTCGATTCACGAACAATTATTGATTCAGGGGGCGCAGAAAAGTTATTAGGAAAAGGAGATATGCTCTTATTTGAAAATGGATCATCGAAATCAATTCGAGTCCAAGGTAACTTTGTTTCGGATGAGGAAATTGATCGAGTAATCGCATTAGTGAAGGAGCAACAGAAACCAAATTATTTATTTGATAAAGAGCAACTTGTCAAAACATATGAAGCTATCGATGAAGAGGATGACCTCTTTGAAGAAGCGTGCTATTATGTTCTTGAGCAAGGAGGAGCATCTTCGTCTAGTTTACAACGGAAATTTAGAATTGGCTTTAATCGAGCTGCACGGCTTATAGACATGATGGAAGTAAAGGGAATTATATCAAAGGCTATGGGTTCAAAACCAAGAAATATTCTTGTCTCTGAAGAAGAACTTTCTGGGCAAATTTCAAATTAG
- the murC gene encoding UDP-N-acetylmuramate--L-alanine ligase, which translates to MTVYHFIGIKGSGMSALAQVLHDMNFKVQGSDVDKNFFTQKPLEEKGIEILPFDKANIQLGQTLIASPAYNEDHEEISEAFLKSMQVQKYPLFLGEFIQNYTSIAVTGSHGKTSTTGLLAHVLGAAKPTSYLIGDGTGKGEEDSQYFVFEACEYRRHFLNYKPDYAIMTNIDFDHPDYFENVKDVFAAFQEMAMQVKKAIVACGDDIHLQEIQAQVPIVFYGLEDHNDFQGTNIQTTKQGTLFDVFVRDTFYGSFTIPGYGTHSVKNALAVIALCNYEGVPMQLILDQLQTFSGVKRRFSETYVGDQVLIDDYAHHPTEISATIEATKQKYPERKVIAIFQPHTFTRTKTFLAEFAESLSKADQVYLCDIFASARENVGSLTIKDLQDLIPNAKLISEDQMDQLERYGSDVLLFMGAGDIQKFQQAYENNL; encoded by the coding sequence ATGACAGTCTACCATTTTATTGGCATCAAAGGGTCTGGAATGAGTGCTCTTGCCCAAGTCCTACATGATATGAATTTTAAAGTACAAGGTTCAGATGTAGATAAAAACTTCTTTACACAAAAACCGTTAGAAGAAAAGGGAATTGAAATATTACCTTTTGACAAAGCTAATATTCAATTGGGGCAAACATTGATTGCATCGCCTGCCTACAATGAAGATCATGAGGAAATATCAGAAGCGTTTTTAAAATCAATGCAAGTACAAAAATATCCGCTTTTTTTAGGAGAATTCATTCAAAACTACACTAGCATTGCGGTTACTGGTTCGCATGGGAAAACATCAACAACAGGATTGCTTGCCCACGTTTTAGGCGCAGCAAAGCCGACTTCCTACTTAATTGGAGATGGCACAGGTAAAGGCGAAGAGGATAGTCAATATTTCGTATTTGAAGCGTGTGAATATCGACGTCATTTTTTGAATTATAAACCTGATTACGCAATTATGACAAATATTGATTTTGATCATCCTGATTATTTTGAGAATGTAAAAGATGTTTTTGCGGCATTTCAAGAAATGGCAATGCAAGTAAAAAAAGCGATAGTTGCCTGTGGTGATGATATACATCTCCAAGAAATCCAAGCTCAAGTCCCAATTGTTTTTTATGGTCTTGAAGATCATAATGACTTTCAAGGAACGAATATACAAACAACAAAACAGGGAACTCTTTTTGATGTTTTTGTAAGAGATACTTTTTATGGTTCATTTACAATTCCAGGTTACGGAACACATAGTGTGAAAAATGCATTAGCGGTCATTGCATTATGCAATTATGAAGGTGTACCAATGCAACTAATCCTTGATCAACTACAGACATTTTCTGGCGTAAAGCGCCGCTTTAGTGAAACGTACGTTGGAGATCAAGTATTAATCGATGACTACGCTCATCATCCAACAGAAATTTCAGCGACAATTGAGGCAACAAAACAAAAGTACCCTGAGCGTAAAGTTATTGCAATATTTCAACCTCATACGTTTACGAGAACAAAGACTTTTTTAGCTGAATTTGCAGAAAGCTTAAGCAAAGCAGACCAAGTTTATTTATGTGATATTTTTGCTTCGGCTAGAGAAAATGTTGGTAGCTTAACTATTAAAGATCTGCAAGATTTGATCCCAAATGCCAAGCTAATAAGTGAAGATCAGATGGATCAGCTTGAAAGGTATGGTTCTGATGTTTTACTTTTTATGGGAGCTGGCGACATCCAAAAATTTCAACAAGCATATGAGAATAATTTGTAA
- a CDS encoding DUF948 domain-containing protein — MELILYLSIALVAVAFAVLVVYVAKTLTAVQKTLINVANTMEGLNRQMDGLTKETTELLHRTNRLADDIQEKSKSLNTVFDSAKELGGSLSGLNRSIQKVSDSVSKATEQQSENIAQTVQWGNVVIDLYAKWKAKKKYEAKNANVSN, encoded by the coding sequence ATGGAACTTATTTTATATTTAAGTATTGCTCTTGTGGCAGTGGCTTTTGCTGTGTTAGTTGTTTATGTTGCCAAAACATTAACTGCCGTTCAAAAAACGCTGATTAATGTTGCTAATACAATGGAAGGCTTAAATAGGCAAATGGACGGACTGACAAAAGAAACGACAGAACTGTTACATAGAACTAATCGATTGGCTGATGACATCCAAGAAAAATCCAAATCATTAAATACGGTTTTTGACTCTGCTAAAGAGCTTGGTGGTTCATTAAGTGGGTTAAACCGCTCCATTCAAAAAGTATCAGATTCTGTCTCAAAAGCAACTGAGCAGCAAAGTGAAAATATTGCCCAAACAGTGCAATGGGGTAATGTCGTTATTGATCTATATGCAAAGTGGAAAGCAAAGAAAAAATACGAAGCCAAGAACGCAAATGTAAGCAATTAA
- a CDS encoding aminopeptidase encodes MRDPRIQTLAKNLINYSVKLQKGENVLIENFGLQKELVKALIEEAYRAGGNPFVSLKDHEVDRALLLQANEKQLELLAEFEAKVMKKMDAYIGLRAGNNISELGDVPSEQISLHGKTIGTKVHREIRVPNTKWVVLRYPSASMAQLASMSTEAFENFYFDVCNLNYGQMDQAMTPLLELMNKTDKVKITGEGTDLTFSIKDIPAVKCAGNMNIPDGEVYTAPVKNSVNGTITYNTSSPYQGFTFEKITLTFKDGKITEAISNDTERLNKIFDTDEGARYIGEFAIGVNPFIQHPMKDILFDEKIDGSFHFTPGQCYDDAYNGNNSSIHWDIVNIQRPEYGGGEIYFDDVLIRKDGRFVIAELDGLNPENLK; translated from the coding sequence ATGCGAGATCCAAGAATTCAAACTTTAGCAAAAAACTTAATTAACTACTCTGTGAAACTCCAAAAGGGGGAAAATGTATTAATCGAAAATTTTGGTTTACAGAAAGAGCTTGTAAAAGCACTCATTGAAGAAGCTTACAGGGCTGGTGGAAATCCCTTCGTCTCTTTAAAAGATCATGAAGTTGATCGGGCTTTGTTACTTCAAGCAAATGAGAAACAATTGGAATTACTAGCAGAATTTGAAGCTAAGGTAATGAAAAAGATGGATGCCTATATTGGTTTACGTGCTGGAAACAACATAAGTGAACTAGGTGACGTTCCATCCGAGCAAATCTCCCTTCATGGAAAAACAATCGGCACGAAAGTACATAGAGAAATTCGTGTTCCAAATACAAAGTGGGTTGTACTCCGTTATCCAAGTGCATCCATGGCCCAACTAGCAAGCATGAGCACTGAAGCTTTTGAAAATTTCTATTTTGACGTTTGTAATTTAAACTATGGCCAAATGGATCAAGCAATGACCCCTTTACTTGAATTGATGAATAAAACTGATAAAGTCAAAATTACTGGTGAAGGGACTGATTTAACTTTTTCGATTAAAGATATTCCTGCTGTTAAGTGTGCTGGTAATATGAACATTCCAGATGGTGAAGTCTACACTGCCCCAGTAAAAAATTCTGTAAATGGGACAATTACGTATAACACATCTTCGCCTTACCAAGGCTTTACATTTGAAAAAATAACGTTAACTTTTAAAGACGGAAAAATTACCGAAGCGATTTCCAACGATACTGAACGCTTAAATAAAATTTTTGATACTGATGAAGGTGCACGTTACATTGGTGAGTTCGCTATCGGTGTTAACCCATTCATTCAACATCCAATGAAAGATATATTATTTGACGAAAAAATTGATGGCAGTTTTCACTTTACACCTGGGCAGTGCTATGACGATGCCTACAACGGAAACAACTCATCCATCCACTGGGATATTGTCAATATTCAACGACCTGAATATGGTGGTGGTGAAATCTATTTTGATGATGTCTTAATTCGAAAAGATGGACGTTTTGTCATTGCTGAACTAGATGGATTAAATCCAGAAAATTTAAAATAA
- a CDS encoding bifunctional 3-deoxy-7-phosphoheptulonate synthase/chorismate mutase, with translation MANEQLEELRSKLDEVNLKLLDSINERAKLVQEIGKVKSTQGMNRFDPVRERKMLNLIAEKNEGPFETSTLQHLFKQIFKVSLELQEDDNRKVLLVSRKKHPEDTIVDIKGEKIGDGTQRLIVGPCSVESYEQVASVAKVLKEQGIKLLRGGAFKPRTSPYDFQGLGIEGLQILKRVATEYDMAVISEIVDPRDMEAAVEYLDVIQIGARNMQNFELLKAAGSVNKPILLKRGISATIEEFINAAEYIISKGNGNIILCERGIRTYEKATRNTLDISAVPILKQETHLPVVVDVTHSTGRRDLLLPTAKAALAIGADAVMTEVHPDPAVALSDSAQQMDFDQFATFMEGIRSSGLYKL, from the coding sequence ATGGCAAACGAACAGTTAGAAGAATTAAGAAGTAAATTAGATGAGGTAAACTTAAAGTTATTAGATAGCATTAATGAAAGAGCAAAATTAGTTCAAGAAATTGGAAAAGTAAAAAGTACCCAAGGGATGAATCGTTTTGATCCAGTTCGGGAACGAAAAATGTTAAATTTAATTGCTGAAAAAAATGAAGGGCCGTTTGAAACTTCAACTTTACAGCATTTATTCAAACAAATTTTTAAGGTTAGTTTAGAATTACAAGAAGATGATAATCGCAAAGTCTTATTAGTTTCGAGAAAGAAGCATCCTGAAGACACAATAGTCGATATTAAAGGTGAGAAAATCGGCGATGGTACACAACGATTAATTGTTGGTCCATGTTCAGTTGAAAGCTATGAGCAAGTTGCTAGTGTTGCAAAAGTATTAAAAGAACAAGGAATTAAGCTACTGCGTGGTGGAGCATTTAAACCAAGGACTTCACCTTATGACTTTCAAGGTCTAGGAATTGAAGGTTTACAAATTTTAAAGCGTGTTGCTACGGAGTATGATATGGCAGTGATTAGCGAAATTGTTGACCCTAGAGATATGGAAGCAGCAGTTGAATACCTAGATGTTATTCAAATTGGCGCTAGGAACATGCAAAACTTTGAACTTTTGAAGGCGGCCGGCTCGGTAAATAAGCCAATCTTACTAAAACGTGGGATATCGGCAACGATCGAGGAATTTATTAATGCCGCTGAATATATTATTTCAAAAGGAAATGGAAATATTATTCTTTGTGAGCGTGGTATTCGTACGTACGAAAAAGCAACACGTAACACATTAGATATTTCTGCTGTACCAATTTTAAAGCAAGAAACACATTTACCTGTAGTTGTAGACGTAACTCATTCAACAGGTAGAAGAGACCTACTACTTCCAACTGCCAAAGCAGCTCTAGCAATTGGAGCAGATGCTGTGATGACCGAAGTTCACCCAGATCCTGCAGTTGCACTTTCAGATTCAGCTCAACAAATGGACTTCGATCAGTTTGCAACATTCATGGAAGGGATCCGCTCTTCGGGATTATACAAACTTTAA